A genome region from Trichoderma asperellum chromosome 7, complete sequence includes the following:
- a CDS encoding uncharacterized protein (TransMembrane:4 (i15-33o39-55i76-94o122-146i)) yields the protein MVYRLLTFKGSPQRTKLVAVLLTILFTVVMVTHMVMDEFLLHATTFGLAVYLIATRTLKRISQQVPDDRIRKNFRNIALFGCFNFAFGYFVWLLDDWICSLLTSMKHSAGLPLAFFLELHGWWHIFICIGGYFGVALVDAITSGVVREDPIHRLAWPVPSARLLSSANASPKQE from the exons ATGGTGTATCGTCTCTTGACGTTCAAGGGTAGCCCGCAGCGTACCAAGCTTGTGGCCGTACTTCTTACCATCTTATTTACAGTGGTTATGGTCACTCATATGGTCATGGACGAGTTCCTGCTTCATGCAACGACTTTTGGTCTTGCCGTCTATCTAATTGCAACTCGAACGCTGAAACGTATTTCTCAACAAGTGCCGGATGATCGCATTAGGAAGAACTTTCGAAATATCGCCCTATTTGGCTGCT TTAATTTCGCCTTTGGGTACTTTGTGTGGCTATTGGATGACTGGATATGCTCACTACTGACTTCGATGAAGCACTCAGCTGGCCTTCCCCTAGCTTTTTTCCTCGAGCTACATGGATG GTGGCACATTTTTATTTGTATCGGGGGCTACTTTGGCGTGGCTCTCGTCGACGCAATAACATCCGGCGTAGTCCGTGAGGACCCGATTCATCGTCTTGCCTGGCCCGTCCCCTCGGCGAGATTATTGTCAAGTGCAAATGCGTCACCAAAGCAGGAATAA